One genomic region from Candidatus Methylomirabilota bacterium encodes:
- a CDS encoding GNAT family N-acetyltransferase codes for MLPDVIRTGRLVLRPWSVDDAGDVFQYANDVEWSRYLRIAQPYSLEDARKFITTQLLLNRQEHPSWAIEHEERVVGGINLRLMSDLRIGVLGYSIARAVWGRGLATEAARGIVDTAFNGCPTLACVRAIVDARNAASLRVLEKLAMKREGVLRSNRFTNDGLVDEVWCAISRSEWEAERAGGR; via the coding sequence ATGCTCCCTGACGTGATCCGGACCGGGCGCCTGGTTCTTCGACCATGGTCGGTCGACGACGCCGGAGATGTTTTCCAATACGCAAACGATGTGGAGTGGAGTCGATACCTGCGGATTGCGCAACCCTATTCCCTGGAGGATGCGCGAAAGTTCATCACCACACAGCTGTTGCTGAATCGGCAGGAGCACCCTTCGTGGGCAATCGAGCACGAGGAACGCGTCGTGGGCGGAATCAATCTGCGGCTGATGTCCGACCTTCGGATTGGCGTGCTGGGATACTCGATTGCCCGAGCAGTCTGGGGACGCGGCCTGGCAACAGAGGCCGCTCGAGGCATTGTCGACACGGCGTTTAATGGTTGCCCGACGCTCGCATGCGTGAGGGCTATTGTCGATGCGCGCAACGCCGCATCACTTCGAGTGCTCGAGAAGCTCGCGATGAAGCGTGAGGGCGTACTTCGGTCGAATCGGTTTACCAATGACGGGCTGGTGGACGAAGTCTGGTGTGCGATATCGCGAAGCGAGTGGGAAGCTGAACGGGCGGGTGGTAGATGA
- a CDS encoding peroxiredoxin-like family protein — protein sequence MTDPGRGALGPGEPAPDFELPAADVEGTVTLAEYLRLGPVLLTVLRGLYCPFCRRHISQLRPTCEALRVIGITLLGVVVASPERARQYFRHFPACFPMAADPDRTIHRAYRLPEVARTPEFLQETERKASEILLEERQEPPPGQALSIFMTSGGFEMTIEDRAEMKRPAPATAHFLIGRNGVIVWSRVDPLMVPLPSAEELSSLT from the coding sequence ATGACTGATCCGGGGCGTGGTGCGCTAGGTCCGGGTGAACCGGCGCCAGACTTCGAGCTGCCCGCAGCCGATGTCGAAGGAACTGTGACGCTCGCAGAGTATCTCCGTCTCGGGCCGGTCTTGCTTACGGTGCTGCGCGGCCTGTACTGTCCGTTCTGCCGGCGTCACATCAGCCAGCTCAGACCTACATGCGAGGCGCTGCGGGTTATCGGAATCACGCTCCTCGGAGTTGTCGTCGCCAGCCCAGAACGGGCTCGGCAGTACTTTAGACATTTCCCTGCGTGTTTTCCCATGGCGGCGGACCCTGACCGCACGATTCATCGAGCGTACCGGCTTCCAGAAGTGGCGAGGACCCCTGAATTTCTCCAGGAAACGGAACGCAAAGCATCCGAGATCCTCCTGGAGGAACGCCAGGAGCCACCGCCGGGCCAGGCGTTGTCGATCTTCATGACCTCGGGCGGCTTTGAGATGACCATTGAGGACCGGGCCGAAATGAAGCGACCAGCCCCGGCGACCGCCCATTTCCTCATCGGCCGCAACGGTGTGATCGTCTGGTCCCGCGTCGACCCGTTGATGGTTCCTCTACCTTCAGCGGAGGAGTTGTCTTCACTAACCTGA